The genomic window GGCTGCTCTCCTCCATCGCCAAGGCGGATCTTCCCAAACCGGTGGAAGAGAAGAAGGAACGTACCAACTTCATCCGGTGACGGATTGGTGGTTGGCAAGAAGGCCGGACGGAGACGCCCGGCTTTTTTTGTTACAGGATCCTGCTGAGGATCTGGTCGTTCTTCCGCCACTTGGGCTGGGCTTTGACTCTGAGATCCAACTGGAGTTTCCTGCCGGGGAAGATTCCTTTGATCTCCTTGAACGCCGCCACGCGGATATCACGGATGTTCCGGCCGCCTGCGCCGATGACGATGCCTTTCTGGCTGTCCGTCTCCACCACGATGAACGCCCGGATCCAGATGGTGTTGGTCTCTTCCTGGTTTTCCAGGTCGGCCAATTCCACATAGATGGCGTGGGGGATTTCCTGGGTGACGGTGGCGATGGCTTTCTCCCGGATGATCTCGGTGATCCGGAATTCCAGGCTCTGGTCGGTCCGTTCGTCTTCCGGATAGAGCAGTTTCCCCTTCCTTGGCCAGGTCGAACAAGGCGATGAGGATTTCATCGACGCCGTTGTCCTCCTTGGCCGATGCATGGAGTCGTTTGGCCTGGGGGAGGTTGGTGGTGAGGAAGGATTCGGCTTCCAGCATTTCCATGCCGCTTGCGATATCGCTTTTGTTCAGCACGGCGACCACCGGTGTCTTGATCGCGCCCAACAGATGGGCGATGGCAAGCTCCTCTTCCCCTCCCTTGCGGGTGGGGTCGATGACGTACAGGACGATGTCCGTTTCCTCAAGGCTCGCCTTGGCCGTCTCCTGAAGCTTCAGGTTGAGCTTCTGTTCGGAGAGGTGGTAGCCCGGGGTGTCGGTGAAGATCAACTGGCCTCGTTGGTCGGTGTAGATTCCTCGGATGGCGTTGCGGGTCGTCTGCGGAGTCGCTGCGGTGATGGAGACTTTCATTTCGCAGATCGTGTTGACCAGCGTGCTCTTTCCTGATGACGGTCGTCCGATGACGGCCACGGTGGCGCATTTCATGCTTTCCCCTCCCATATCCCGTTGAGTATAGTTGTCCCCACGTCCCTTTTCAATTATACTTCCACAGGAAGGAACAACAAATGGCTGAAGAACAAGAAAAGAAAGCCCCTGTACAGGATCCATCGTTGGGGGAAAAATTGCTGAAGACCCGTTCCGTCGTGGTCAGCGGAGAGATCAACAAGGACAGCGCCGATGCGTTCATCAAACAACTGTTGGTGCTGGACAGTGAGGGAGACGGGAAGATCACCGTGTTCATCAACAGCCCCGGCGGGGACGTGGATGCCGGTTTCGCCATGTTCGACACCGTCCGGTTCATCGCTTCCCCCGTGGTGATGGTCGGCTGTGGCTTGGTCGCTTCGGCCGCGTCGCTCCTGTACGTCGCCGTTCCCCGGGAGCGGCGGTTCGCGTTCCCCAATTCCACCTATCTGATCCATCAGCCGATGAGCGGGATGAAGGGAGTCGCCACGGACATCCAGATCCATGCCGCCCAGTTGGAACGGCTTCGGACCAAGCTTGATCATCTGATCGCCGAACAGACCGGAAAGGACATTTCCGTCGTCTCCAAGGATACCGAACGGGATCACTGGATGACCAGCGAAGAGGCCCTGACCTATGGTTTGGTAGGACACATCATCACAAGCAGGTCGGAACTGGCCTGAGTCCATGCCGTTCACCAAATATCTCAGCGAGACCGAGAAGCAGTACGGCCGCAGGTGCATGGTCATTGAGGAGAGCATCAACGGGATCGCGTTCCCGCTCCTCGGCGACACGTTGGTCTACCTGCTGGCCGTTGCGTTCCAAGCGGGGAACTTCGCGCTGGGATACATCTCCTCGGCGGCATACATCGGCGGCATCGTGCTGCCGATCGTCCCGCTGATCTTCCAGGGAAAGAACCAGATCAAATGCCAGGCGTTCGCCTGGTACGCCCGTTCCCTCTGCTCGCTGGGGTACCTTGCCGTCCTGTTTCTCAATCCTCAGTGGGCGCGCATCGTCCTGCTGGTGGTCTTCACGTTGTTCTGCGTGTTCCGGATGATCGGGATCGCGTTCAACGACTTTACCGTCAAGAGCATCTCATCCGTCTCCAACCGGGGGCGTGTCGTCTCCGAGGTGAACATCGCCTACCAGCTTTCCTCCATGTTCTTTCGTTTGATCACCAGCGTGGTGCTGACCCTGCAGTTTTTCGCCACCGTGCTGGGCATGGTCAGCCTGCAGATGTTCGGCGTGGCGGCCAACCTGGTCTCCTCCCGGTTCGTCGGAAAGATTCCGTGCCGCAGTACGGTGCAGTACACCAAAGGCCATGGCGTCACCTATCAGGTGCGTGCCTCGATGCGGAATCCTTCGCTGCGCCGCCGCCTGTTCCTGCGGTGGTTCTCCACCGTGGCGATCATCGTATTCAACATGACCGTGCCGTATCTCAGGGTGGTGCTTCACCTCTCCTCCAGCTGGGTAATGTTCTATTCGGTCACCCTGGGGCTGGCCGTGGTGTGTGCCGGCCTTGCCACCAAGGATCTGGCCGACCGGATCGGTTCCAAACCGCTGGTCTTCATCTCTGGGGTGGCGTCGTTGTTCTGCCTGTTCCTCTGGGCGGTTTTTCCGGTGAACGTCGACCCTCTGTGGTACTATTTTCTGGGGTTCGTCACCAATTTCTTCCTTTCGTCGGTCAACCTGCTGGTGGTGCGCCTGATCGCCCAGGTGATGCCGGATGATGATGCCGTGCCGTTCAACGCCATGGTCAACTTCGTCATCGCCCTGTTCGCCTTGGCGGCCGGTTTCCTTTCCGGATTGATGGCCAATTTCTCCTCCTTGGCGGAGAACATATTCGTGCTGGGTGGCAAGAGCGCGGGGAACCCCTACACGTTGGTCTTTTTGTTCGCCATGGTGATGGATCTTGTGGTGGTGGTGATCTCCACCCGGCTTCAGGAGGTGGGGTCGTACAGCACCAAGGATGCCGCCGGGGTGGTCTTCTCCCTGCATGGGATCCAGGCCGTCTCGATGATCGAGCGATTGCAGAAGACCAAGGATCCGACCAAACGACGGGAACTGTTGCTTTCGTTGGGCAGCAACCTGAACAACCTGGCCACCAGCGAGCTGAGGGAAATCCTGGCCAATCCGTTTTCCCCGGATACGGAGGATGCCATCCGAAGCTTGGGGGAGAAGCCCCGGCCTGCGTTGCTGGACGATTTGATACGGATCGCCGAGGATGACGATTCCTACGTGCAGCTGAACGCCATCGGCGCGTTGGGGTCGTATCGTGGACCGAAAGCCCGTACCGCGCTGGAAGGACTTCTGGAAGGCCACTGGTCGTCGGTGCGCTCCATGGCCAGCCGTTCCCTGGCCCGCCAGAGCGGCGGGGATTCCCGGTATCTGGACATCATCACCAGGCTTTCCCTGAACACCCGTCACATCGATGAAGAGATCGACTATCTGATCGCCAAGCGGGAGATCGACAAGGAGGGGACGTTCTACCAGGATTTCTTCCTGTCCGTCACCCAACAGCGCAGCGCGACGTTCCGTCAGACCCGGTACGCCGTCCTCGCCAGTTTCCTGAAGTTCGGCTCCCCCCGGCTTGCCTACCTGTATGAGTTGATGAACAACGGGGACGTGGATGACTTCCTCTCCGATTTCCTCACTGACGCGCGGGATCTGTCCGCCATCGACCAGCACTACAACGATATCTTCGAGATGTTCGAGACGGAGAACTGGATGGATGTGCGTACCTTCTGCCTGTCTCTTCTGGATGATTGTGATGTCACGTATAATCCTCGGTTCGAGAACCTCAGAAAGGGACTCCTCAAGGCGCGGGAGATGGATATCGCCCTGTTTGACGTGCAGGACGCGCTTGCCGAACTGTACTTCTGTTATTCATTGGAAAAGAACTCCCATTCCGCCTGAACGACCAGCTGGGGGAATCCGGTGGTAGGGAATGCATGCGTCTGTTGCTGCTTGCCCTGTTTTGCTCCCTGTTCTTCTCCTGTGGCGCCGAAACCCCGGCGCCGCAGTTGTTCACCATCGTTTCGTACAACGTCCAGAATCTGATGGACGCCCATCTGGATGGAACGGAGTATTCCGAGTATACCCCGGATGGCGGGTGGACGGATGCCGCGTACAAGGCGCGCCTGTCCCGTCTTTCCCAGGTGCTTCGCACATCGGAAATCCGTGATGCCGACGTCCTGGTCCTCCAGGAGGTGGAACATCGGGGCGTAATGGAAGATCTGATGCGCCTCCATCTCTCCCGCTCTGGATGGACGTACTTTGCCGTGGTCAAGGATCCCTCCTCTCCGATCGGCATCGGCATCGCCAGCAAGGTTGAGCCGGAGTTCGTCCGCTCCCATCATGGGCACACTGGACGCCCGATACTGGAGGCTTCCTTTTCCGTGGGGGGGCAGCGGATCATCCTGTACGGGGTGCATGGCAAGAGCCAGATTGGGACGGATACGGAGGAGGCGAGGATTGACATGGCGCGGACCGTGGCGTCGGCGGCATCAGAGTGGAACGACGCGCTGGTGGTGGTCTGCGGGGATTTCAATGAGGATCCGGATGTCTCACGGACGGCAGGGGAGCAGACGGCGCTGGTGCTGCTGGATCTTCCTTCCACGGCGCTGTACACCCAAAACGGGTCGCTCCCCGTGACCGGCAACCGGAGCCGGGTTTCCGGGCCGGTGTGGTACAGTCCGTATCTGGATTCCTCATTGGATCTGGGGAAAGGCTCCTACGTCTACCAGTCCGTCTGGCACCGGTTCGACCAGATGCTGGGGCAGGGAGCGCTTTTTGACGGTAAAGGCTGGGATTTCCTGGATTTCTCCATTCTCTCCCAGCCTCTGGTGTGCAACGCTGATGGAACGCCGTTTGCCTGGGACAGGACGCTCCTGTCCGGCTACAGCGATCATTTCCCCATCAGGATTCGATTGATCGGGACTTAGACGCCTGCGGCGGGAACTTCAGTTCGTAGAAGATCTGCTCCAGTTCCAGCGCGATGTTGATGTTGTGGACGACCGGTACGCTGCCATCTTCCTGCTTTTCCGGTTTGAGGGTCACCGGGCTGAAGTTCAGCACGCCACGGACGCCGGCTTTCAGCAGACGGTCGTAGCTTTCCTGGGCTGCGATCTCCGGAACGGTGATGATCCCCACCTGGACCTTCAACGCGCTGACAATCTCTTCCAGACGGTTCAGAGAGTACATCGGGATCGGGCTGGATGCATCCGTATATACATTGGGATCGTTGTCGAATCCCGCGACGACTCGGATGCCATCCGGCTCGAACCCGGCGTAGTGCATCAACGCCTTTCCAATGCGTCCGCATCCGATGATGATGCAGTTCTGCGGTTTGCCTTTGCCCAGGATCTTGCCCAGCACGGCGACCAGTTCGGGGATCTCATACCCACCCCGTTTCTGTCCGTGGATGGACAATTGGGAGAAATCCTTGCGCACAATGGCGGGGCTGACGCCTGCGGCGTCGGCAAGGTTATGCGCAAACACTTTTTCGAGACCGATGGTCCGGAGTCTATTAAGGGCCCTGTAGTATCGGGTGATTCGTACAAGTTGCTCGTTATTCACGTTCTTGCCTCCTGTTTATGTGAATCATATTACATGAAACTGAAAAAACGGTCAATAAAATTCGAAGTTATTTCGCTGTAGGAAAATATGAAGGCGGAAATCAGTGTACAAAACCGTTTTGTTTTTGATATACTACCACAAAACCGTGTAGTATCGCATTGGGAGGTTTCATGTCAGAAAACACTGCAGAAAAGTTCTCTCCAGTGTTGGTGAATTACATCAACAGTTGGAAAGACAAACCGGGCAATCTGGTCATGGTGCTTCACAAGGTCCAGGAAGAGCAGGGATATATTTCTCGGGAGGCCGCCAACCAGGTTTCCGAGATGCTTTCCGTGCCTCTTGCCAAGATCTGGGGAGTCATCACGTTCTATCATTTCTTCAAGTTGACGAAGCCCGGCAAGCACAACATCCAGGTCTGTCTGGGGACTGCTTGCTATCTGAAGGGCAGCCAGATTCTCATCGATGAGCTGAAATCGTCGATCAATCTGGATGTGGGTGGAGTTACGGATGACGGTCTGTTTTCCTTGGATGCCGTCCGTTGCCTGGGGTGCTGTGGGCTTGCGCCATGCTTGACCATCAGCGGAGAGGTGTACGGCAAAGTGACCAAGGACCAGCTTCCAGGCATCCTGGCAAAATACAGCTGAACGATGCATGCACGTCTTCATCTGTGACTTCCTGCTGGACATCGTCCAGAATTCCTTTGAAGCGGGAGCCGTCCATGTCACGTTGGTCCTGAAGGAATCGGACCAGTTTCTGGATTGCACCGTCAAGGATGACGGGAAGGGGATGAGCGAAGAGGTGCAGAAGCGGGTGCTGGATCCGTTCTATACGGACGGGATCAAGCACGCAAAGCGGAACGTCGGGCTTGGGTTGCCGTTTCTCTCCCAGACCGTACTTGAGACGGGAGGGACGTTCGATCTGCAATCCAAGGAAGGCAAGGGGACGGTGGTCAGGTTCGTGTTCGATCTTGACAACGTGGACACCCCGCCGATGGGGGATCTGCCGGGAACGTTGCTTCTGCTGTTCAATCATCCAGGTGCCAAGGAATTTTCCGTGGAACGGAGTCTCTCCACGGTGAAGGGTTCCGGGTCGTACCAGGTGGGCAGAGGGGAGCTGGTCGAGGCGTTGGGAAGTTTGACGGACAGTGGTTCGCTGGTATTGCTTCGGCAGTTCCTGCAATCACAGGAAGACGCGCTGAAACCGTACATGGTGGATCATCCGCTGGAACAATGGGAAACAAAAGAGGAGACAAGAAGATGACGCTTGAGGAATTGAGAAAGTTGCGTGAGGACAAGCAGAAGGCGATGGAGAAGCGGGACACCAGTGGAAAGGATGTCCAGGTCATCGTCGGTATGGGCACCTGCGGGATTGCCGCCGGGGCGAAAGTGGTGCTTGATACCTTTCTGACGGAATTGGACAAGAAGAACATTTCCAACGTGTCCGTCACCCAGACGGGGTGCATGGGGCTTTGCTATGTGGAGCCGACGGTGGAAGTGATCGTTCCGGGAATGCCTGATGTGATCTATGGCAAAGTGGATAGGGCGATGGTCGACAAGATCATCGACGAGCATATCATTGGCAAGCAGTTGATCTCTGATCATATCTATGACCGGCCAGCTGCCGACATCATGAAAAAGTAACGGGGGCAAGGAATGGCGTTCAGAAACTATATTCTGGTGTGTGGTGGCAGCGGTTGCGAATCCAGCCACTCAGACCAGATCTACCAGTCACTGGTGGATGAGAGCAAGGCGCAGGGGGTCGCGGATGCGGTCCAGATCGTCAAGACGGGATGTTTCGGTTTCTGCGAGCAGGGGCCGATCGTCAAGATTCTCCCCGAGGAAGCGTTTTACGTGCATGTCAAGCCGGAGGATGCCAAGGAGTTGATCAGCGAGCACATCATCAAAGGCCGTGAGGTCAAGCGGCTTCTGTATGACAAGTCGCAGAGCCAGGCCCATGCCAAGGTGGAGGACATCAAGTTCTACCAGAAGCAGTTCCGCATCGTGCTTCGCAACTGCGGGTTCATCAACCCGGAGAACATCGACGAGTACATCGCCCGTGATGGATTCAAGGGGTTGGAGAAGGCATTGTTCTCCATGACTCCGGATGACATCATCAACGAGATGAAGATTTCCGGACTGCGTGGCCGTGGCGGCGCGGGCTTCCCCACCTGGATGAAGTGGAACTTCACCAAACAGGCGCCGGGAGACGTCAAGTACGTCGTCTGCAACGCGGATGAAGGGGACCCGGGCGCGTACATGGACCGTTCCACGCTGGAAGGCGATCCGAACAGCGTCCTGGAAGCGATGATCATCTGTGGCAAGGCGATCGGAGCCCATCAGGGGTACATCTACATCCGCGCCGAGTATCCGCTTGCCATTCATCGTCTGGAAGTGGCGATGAAGCAGTGCCACGAATACGGCTTGCTGGGCAAGGATATTCTGGGCAGTGGCTTTGATTTCGACATCGAGATCCGTTTGGGCGCAGGCGCGTTCGTCTGCGGTGAGGAGACGGCGCTCCTGCAGTCCATCATGGGCAAGCGTGGCATGCCGCAGCCTCGTCCGCCATTTCCTGCGACCAAAGGTCTGTGGGGCAAGCCGACGGTGATCAACAACGTCGAGACATGGGCCAACGTGCCGGTGATTATCGACAAGGGTGGCGCATGGTTCGCAAAGATCGGGACGGCGGACAGCAAGGGAACCAAAGTGTTTGCTGTTACCGGAAAGATCGCCAACAGCGGCCTGGTGGAAGTCCCGATGGGCACGACGCTCCGTGAGATCATCTTCGATATCGGCGGCGGTATCGCCCATGGCAAGAAGTTCAAGGGCGTGCAGACCGGAGGTCCTTCCGGCGGTGTGATCACCGAGGAATATCTGGATACCCCGATCGACTACGGCGCTCTGACCAAGTTGGGTTCCATCATGGGATCCGGCGGCATGATTGTCATGGATGAGGATGACTGCATGGTGGATGTGGCCAAGTTCTATCTTGGGTTCACCGTGGATGAGTCCTGCGGCAAGTGCGCGCCGTGCCGTATCGGCGGCAAGTCGATACTGGCGTTGATGGAGAAGATCACCAACGGAGCGGGAACGATGGACGATGTGGAGGCGATCAAGACGATTGGGCACGCAATGCAGCGTGGCTCGCTGTGCGCGTTGGGTCAGACCAGCCCCAACCCGGTGTTGTCCACCATGAAGAACTTCCCTGAGGAGTATCGGGCGCACATCATCGACAAGAAGTGCCCTGCGGGCAAGTGCAAGAAGTTGATTACCTATGTGATCAACCCGGACAAGTGCATCGGTTGCGGAGCCTGTTCCCGCAAGTGCCCGGTCGGAGCCATTGCCGGCGCCGTTCGGGAAAAGCATGTGATCGATCCGAAGGTATGTATCCGCTGTGGCGCTTGCCGTGAGACCTGCAAGTTCGGCGCGATCCTGGTCAAGTAGTGGGAGGAAGAAAATGAGTGTGCATGTGAAAATCAACGGTGTTCCCGTCGAAGTCGAAGAGGGCACCAGTGTATTGAACGCCGCAAAGAAGGCAGGTGCGAAAATTCCGACGCTTTGCTACCATCCGGACCTGAAGGCGTTTGGCAGCTGCGGCATGTGTATCGTGAAACAGGAGGGCAACTCGAAGATCCTTCGCGCCTGCGCCTCCCCGGTTGCTGAAGGGATGTCCATCATCACCAACGATCCGGAACTGTACTCTGTACGGAAGACGATCCTGGAGTTGACGCTCTCCACCCATCCGTCCACCTGTCTTACCTGCATCCGTAACGGGAAATGCAGTCTGCAGGACATGGCGGCGGAGTTTGGCATCCGCGAGCAGCCGTACCAGCCCAGGGTGAACATCCAGGCGCCGGTGGACGACTCAACCCCGTCCATCGTGCTGGATCCGAAGAAGTGCATCAAGTGCGGTCGGTGCGTCCAGGTCTGCCAGGACCTGCAGGGAACCTTCGCGTTGGAGTTCATCGGTCGTGGGTCCAACACGGTGATGGCGCCGGCAGCGATGCTTTCGCTGAATGACAGCCCGTGCATCAAATGCGGACAGTGCGCCGCGCACTGCCCGGTCGGAGCGATCTATGAAAAGGATGACACCGGCAAGATGATCTCCGCCGTCGCCGATCCCGAGAAGATCGTGGTCGCCGAGATCGCGCCGTCCGTCCGTGTCAGCCTCTCCGAGGAATTCGGCTTGAGGCCGGGAACGCTTTCGACGAAGAAGATCTACACGGCGCTCCGCAGGCTTGGGGTGGATTACGTGGAAGACACCAACTTCGGCGCGGATGTCACCATCATGGAGGAAGGGTACGAGCTGGTGCATCGGCTGACCACTCCGGGAAGCGTGCTTCCCCAGTTTACCTCCTGCTGTCCGGCATGGGTGGACTACGCGGAGAAGTACTATCCCGATTTGATCGAGAACCTTTCCTCGACGAAGAGCCCGATGCAGATTCAGGGGCCGATCACCAAGACTTATTTCGCCAAACAGAAGGGAATCGATCCCGCGAAGATTTATACGGTGGCCATCATGCCGTGCACAGCGAAGAAATTTGAGGCGGTGCGGGATGATCACATGTATTCCAGCGGGTATCAGGATACCGATCTGGTGCTGACCACCCGGGAGCTTGCCCGGATGATCAAGGCGGCGGGAATCGACTTCAACAATCTTCCGGAGACCGAGGCGGATGATCCGCTTGGGGAATACTCTGGCGGAGGCACGATCTTCGGAGCCACCGGTGGTGTGATGGAGGCTGCGATCCGCACGGCGTACTACGCCGTCACCGGAGAGAACCTGAAGGACGTCAACGTCACCTCGGTACGTGGCATCAAGGAAGTGAAGAAAGGCGAAGTGGACATCAAGGGACGGAAGGTTCGGGTGGCGGTCGTCCATGGCATGGTAAATGCCCAGGAAATCCTCGAGGAAGTGCGGGAGTGCAAGAAAGCCGGCAAACCGGCGCCGTATGACTTCGTGGAATTCATGGCGTGCCGTGGTGGATGTGTGGCTGGTGGCGGACAACCGTACGGTGCGGATGATGAGGTGCGCAAGGAGCGCGCGGCGGGTCTGTATCAGGATGATACGGATGATCCGGTACGCTGCTGCCATGACAACCCCTCCATCAAGAAGCTGTACAAGGAGTTCCTGGGCGCTCCGCTTTCCGAGTTGAGCGAGAAGTATTTGCACACGGCATACAAACAGGTGCCTGTGTACAAAGCGTGACAGGAAAGAAGCAAGATATTGGGGCTGCCGATCGGCAGCCCCTTTTTTGATCACGCTGACTGAGGTGTTACTCGGAATCCGTTGGGATGCGGAGCACCCAAAGGGTGTCGGAACTGTCGCTGGTGAGCAACATGACCGATTGGTCGGCGGAGAGCACCATTTCGTTGGGGACGAATGAGCCGAGTGAGATGGAACCAAGGAATCCCAGCTCTCCGTTGGCATACCTGCATGCCAGCAGGTTTCCGCTGCCGGTTGCCAGGACATACAGTGTTTCTCCATCCGGGGTCTGGAGCAGTTGGGTGACCCCTTGCAGGGCTTGGCCCCCAAGCTCGGAATCTCCACCCATATAGAGATTTCCATTGGAGAATCCCGTAATGGGGGAGGAGAAATCGGCGTTAATCATCGTCAACGTCGTTTCGGTTCCTACAAGGAGCGTGGTGGAGTCGACCATCGTCGCCACCGTAATGTCTTCCAGACCGAGGAGTCCGTTGTGGAAGGTGGAGAGGGGTTGCAACAGAAGGGAGAGGATTTCTTCGTACCGTTTGGAAACGATCACCAGGTCCTTGGAGGTGTCCACCGCGGTCAAAAAGTTGTTGTCCGCGGATACATTCACCTCATCAAAGGATGAAGGCCGCATCGTCTGGGTCTTGTCCACATTGGAAACGTCTTTTGCCCAATAGGCGGATGTATAGAACATCGTCTCTGTGGTCGTTGCGTCCGGATGATAGACGGTGGTGACATTGGGCTCTGCCGGGGTGGTGTTTGGTGTGGAAAGATAGACGAAACCATCTTTCCGGTCGATGGCGATGCGTCCCAGTTCCACAATCGTATCAAACGGTCCGGTACTGTTTGGATACTCCCATGCGTTGTTGTTGGACTCGCAGATTTTCGTCAGCGTGGACGAGGTTGGGGAATAGGAATACTTGGTGACTTTGGGACCGTTGTTGTCGGCAATGTACACGTAATCCCGGTCGGTATCCACCGCGATGTCCACGATGTTGGTCAGTGTGAAGGTGCTGTTCGAGGCGGAATAGGTGGTGACTACCTGGACATCATTGCGGTTGAGCTGGCAGAGCTGCAACGTGTTGGTGTCTTCAGACCAAACCAGGAACTTTCCGTCGGAGAGGAATGCCGCTTGGGTTTTGCCGCCGATCTTCAGATTGTCTGTCCCATTGGCGATCTGCTTCATCAAGACCGGCGCTCCTGTGGTTCCCTGCAGTACGGCGTTGAATTCAATGCCTGCCGAACCGGTGGATCCCAGCAAAGCACCCTTGGCCATCACGTCCAGCCGATGGGGGCCGAGTTCCGGGGTGAACGTATAGGTGGAACCCGTTCCTACCGTCTCTCCGTCCAGAAACCAGGTGATGTCCAGCGGTTCGTCACCGGTGGCGTTGACGGTTGCCGTCACCGGAACGCCGGCTGCCATCTCACTGTCGATGCCAGAGATGGTACATTCCACCGGCGTCCCCGCTTGGTTGACCAGCGTAATGGTTGATGGTACGTTGTTGGTCTTCTGCAGGTTGACGGTGATTTCCGCGACGGCACTCACTCCATCCACCACTCTGACCGCTTCGGCGAACCCTGCGATCTTCTGGGTTCCCGAGTACAGTTTCCCTGATACCTGGTAGGAACCGGCTGCCAGCGTCGTGCTGAGGAAGCGAATGTATCCGCTCTCCAGCGTCGAGGTGTCCAGTGTCGGTACGGTGGTGGCGCCATTTTGGCTGGTGATGGTCAGTTCAAATCCCGGATTGCTGATCAACGAAGCGTCCCAACTGATCGTCAGGTCGATGGCTCCGGTACCTTTCAGTGTATCGAGCGTCAGCGTCGCCGTGGTCGCTTCCGGTTTGAGTTGCAACATGGTCGATCCTTCCACGATGTCCACACCATCTTCGTTCTGTCCCACGGCGGTGATCGTCCATTGGCCGATCAACAGGCCGCTGACCGTCACCGATGGTTTGGTGGTCGTGGTGGAGAAACGTGAATTGTCTGGTCCGTTTCCTCGTATTACAAACTGGGTGACTTCCAGCGGAACATCCAACGGAGCGATCGTTTTCGCTGAATACGCACTGGTTTCCATGTGCAGGGTCAGCGTCGAA from Sphaerochaeta sp. includes these protein-coding regions:
- a CDS encoding ATP-dependent Clp protease proteolytic subunit, with protein sequence MAEEQEKKAPVQDPSLGEKLLKTRSVVVSGEINKDSADAFIKQLLVLDSEGDGKITVFINSPGGDVDAGFAMFDTVRFIASPVVMVGCGLVASAASLLYVAVPRERRFAFPNSTYLIHQPMSGMKGVATDIQIHAAQLERLRTKLDHLIAEQTGKDISVVSKDTERDHWMTSEEALTYGLVGHIITSRSELA
- a CDS encoding MFS transporter, with protein sequence MPFTKYLSETEKQYGRRCMVIEESINGIAFPLLGDTLVYLLAVAFQAGNFALGYISSAAYIGGIVLPIVPLIFQGKNQIKCQAFAWYARSLCSLGYLAVLFLNPQWARIVLLVVFTLFCVFRMIGIAFNDFTVKSISSVSNRGRVVSEVNIAYQLSSMFFRLITSVVLTLQFFATVLGMVSLQMFGVAANLVSSRFVGKIPCRSTVQYTKGHGVTYQVRASMRNPSLRRRLFLRWFSTVAIIVFNMTVPYLRVVLHLSSSWVMFYSVTLGLAVVCAGLATKDLADRIGSKPLVFISGVASLFCLFLWAVFPVNVDPLWYYFLGFVTNFFLSSVNLLVVRLIAQVMPDDDAVPFNAMVNFVIALFALAAGFLSGLMANFSSLAENIFVLGGKSAGNPYTLVFLFAMVMDLVVVVISTRLQEVGSYSTKDAAGVVFSLHGIQAVSMIERLQKTKDPTKRRELLLSLGSNLNNLATSELREILANPFSPDTEDAIRSLGEKPRPALLDDLIRIAEDDDSYVQLNAIGALGSYRGPKARTALEGLLEGHWSSVRSMASRSLARQSGGDSRYLDIITRLSLNTRHIDEEIDYLIAKREIDKEGTFYQDFFLSVTQQRSATFRQTRYAVLASFLKFGSPRLAYLYELMNNGDVDDFLSDFLTDARDLSAIDQHYNDIFEMFETENWMDVRTFCLSLLDDCDVTYNPRFENLRKGLLKAREMDIALFDVQDALAELYFCYSLEKNSHSA
- a CDS encoding endonuclease/exonuclease/phosphatase family protein, with the translated sequence MRLLLLALFCSLFFSCGAETPAPQLFTIVSYNVQNLMDAHLDGTEYSEYTPDGGWTDAAYKARLSRLSQVLRTSEIRDADVLVLQEVEHRGVMEDLMRLHLSRSGWTYFAVVKDPSSPIGIGIASKVEPEFVRSHHGHTGRPILEASFSVGGQRIILYGVHGKSQIGTDTEEARIDMARTVASAASEWNDALVVVCGDFNEDPDVSRTAGEQTALVLLDLPSTALYTQNGSLPVTGNRSRVSGPVWYSPYLDSSLDLGKGSYVYQSVWHRFDQMLGQGALFDGKGWDFLDFSILSQPLVCNADGTPFAWDRTLLSGYSDHFPIRIRLIGT
- a CDS encoding redox-sensing transcriptional repressor Rex, which codes for MNNEQLVRITRYYRALNRLRTIGLEKVFAHNLADAAGVSPAIVRKDFSQLSIHGQKRGGYEIPELVAVLGKILGKGKPQNCIIIGCGRIGKALMHYAGFEPDGIRVVAGFDNDPNVYTDASSPIPMYSLNRLEEIVSALKVQVGIITVPEIAAQESYDRLLKAGVRGVLNFSPVTLKPEKQEDGSVPVVHNINIALELEQIFYELKFPPQASKSRSIES
- a CDS encoding NAD(P)H-dependent oxidoreductase subunit E, which codes for MSENTAEKFSPVLVNYINSWKDKPGNLVMVLHKVQEEQGYISREAANQVSEMLSVPLAKIWGVITFYHFFKLTKPGKHNIQVCLGTACYLKGSQILIDELKSSINLDVGGVTDDGLFSLDAVRCLGCCGLAPCLTISGEVYGKVTKDQLPGILAKYS
- a CDS encoding ATP-binding protein encodes the protein MHVFICDFLLDIVQNSFEAGAVHVTLVLKESDQFLDCTVKDDGKGMSEEVQKRVLDPFYTDGIKHAKRNVGLGLPFLSQTVLETGGTFDLQSKEGKGTVVRFVFDLDNVDTPPMGDLPGTLLLLFNHPGAKEFSVERSLSTVKGSGSYQVGRGELVEALGSLTDSGSLVLLRQFLQSQEDALKPYMVDHPLEQWETKEETRR
- a CDS encoding (2Fe-2S) ferredoxin domain-containing protein — translated: MTLEELRKLREDKQKAMEKRDTSGKDVQVIVGMGTCGIAAGAKVVLDTFLTELDKKNISNVSVTQTGCMGLCYVEPTVEVIVPGMPDVIYGKVDRAMVDKIIDEHIIGKQLISDHIYDRPAADIMKK
- a CDS encoding NADH-quinone oxidoreductase subunit NuoF, which encodes MAFRNYILVCGGSGCESSHSDQIYQSLVDESKAQGVADAVQIVKTGCFGFCEQGPIVKILPEEAFYVHVKPEDAKELISEHIIKGREVKRLLYDKSQSQAHAKVEDIKFYQKQFRIVLRNCGFINPENIDEYIARDGFKGLEKALFSMTPDDIINEMKISGLRGRGGAGFPTWMKWNFTKQAPGDVKYVVCNADEGDPGAYMDRSTLEGDPNSVLEAMIICGKAIGAHQGYIYIRAEYPLAIHRLEVAMKQCHEYGLLGKDILGSGFDFDIEIRLGAGAFVCGEETALLQSIMGKRGMPQPRPPFPATKGLWGKPTVINNVETWANVPVIIDKGGAWFAKIGTADSKGTKVFAVTGKIANSGLVEVPMGTTLREIIFDIGGGIAHGKKFKGVQTGGPSGGVITEEYLDTPIDYGALTKLGSIMGSGGMIVMDEDDCMVDVAKFYLGFTVDESCGKCAPCRIGGKSILALMEKITNGAGTMDDVEAIKTIGHAMQRGSLCALGQTSPNPVLSTMKNFPEEYRAHIIDKKCPAGKCKKLITYVINPDKCIGCGACSRKCPVGAIAGAVREKHVIDPKVCIRCGACRETCKFGAILVK